A window from Macaca fascicularis isolate 582-1 chromosome 20, T2T-MFA8v1.1 encodes these proteins:
- the LOC102136325 gene encoding ubiquitin-conjugating enzyme E2 N-like has protein sequence MAGLLRRIIKETQRLLAEPVSGIKAEPDESNARYFHVVTAGPQDSPSEGGTFKLELLLPEEYPMAAPKVRFMTKIYYPIVDKLGRICLDILKDKWSPALQIRTVLLPIQALLSAPNPDDPLANDVVEQWKTNEAQAIETARAWTRLYAMSNI, from the coding sequence ATGGCTGGGCTGCTCCGCAGAATCATCAAGGAAACCCAGCGTTTGCTGGCAGAACCAGTTTCTGGCATCAAAGCAGAACCAGATGAGAGCAACGCCCGTTATTTTCATGTGGTCACTGCTGGCCCTCAAGATTCCCCCTCTGAGGGAGGGACTTTTAAACTTGAGCTACTCCTTCCTGAAGAATACCCAATGGCAGCCCCTAAAGTACGTTTCATGACCAAAATTTATTATCCTATTGTAGACAAGTTGGGAAGAATATGTTTAGATATTTTGAAAGATAAGTGGTCCCCAGCACTGCAGATCCGCACAGTTCTGCTACCGATCCAGGCCTTGTTAAGTGCTCCCAATCCAGATGATCCATTAGCAAATGATGTAGTGGAGCAGTGGAAGACCAACGAAGCCCAAGCCATAGAAACAGCTAGAGCATGGACTAGGCTATATGCCATGAGTAATATTTAA